A part of Arachis hypogaea cultivar Tifrunner chromosome 12, arahy.Tifrunner.gnm2.J5K5, whole genome shotgun sequence genomic DNA contains:
- the LOC112730614 gene encoding probable aspartic proteinase GIP1 yields MHSPLQFMIKFSYFFIFFTLLSINLTQQTTLISPVSKDKHKNLFTLSVYLKTPLRPTKLLLDLSFLFPWTVCADAASYNSSSDHYIECDETFCDYLGFGKPSLLCEDCYYSNLTTSHSQCPSPSTMICASWPANPITNVVDAGYVLVDTLALPTLNQSTHHGQLVSLSNYTFSCAPSYFVKGLPTGVTGLAALGRSKLSVQAQFGSALSTSHSLAICFPGSTESTGVAFFGTHGPYFVFSKSNKIDLSENLTYTPLIHNPIGITDDFPISPPHNEYYIGLTSIRVNGQHVPINASLLTINQEYGIGGTKITTRIPYTLLEPSIYKAFTELFIKEASSSSFNLTVTNPVKPFKVCYSAKGLMVTNKGPKVPIIDFVLEKENVVWRIMGANSMVRVKNKKVDLWCLGFMDGGVKEKTSIVMGGKQLEENLVQFDVESNRLGFFSLLTSHHSLSCADFKVSDFAKHIK; encoded by the coding sequence ATGCACTCTCCACTTCAATTCATGATAAAATTCAGctactttttcatcttcttcacaCTTCTTTCAATCAATCTAACCCAACAAACAACTCTGATCTCACCGGTTTCAAAGGACAAACACAAAAACCTCTTCACTCTCTCTGTCTACCTCAAAACCCCACTTCGCCCCACAAAGCTCCTCCTTGACCTCTCCTTCTTGTTCCCATGGACAGTGTGCGCCGACGCCGCCTCCTACAACTCCTCCTCCGACCACTATATCGAGTGCGACGAAACCTTTTGCGATTACCTCGGCTTTGGAAAACCTAGCCTCTTATGCGAAGATTGCTACTATTCCAACCTAACCACCTCTCACTCTCAATGTCCATCACCATCCACTATGATTTGTGCCAGCTGGCCTGCAAATCCAATTACCAATGTCGTCGATGCAGGTTATGTACTCGTTGACACGTTAGCACTTCCCACTCTCAACCAGTCAACTCACCATGGTCAACTCGTTTCTCTCTCTAATTATACCTTCTCTTGCGCTCCCTCATATTTCGTCAAAGGCTTACCAACGGGTGTGACCGGTTTAGCTGCATTAGGCCGGTCCAAACTCTCGGTCCAAGCCCAATTCGGTTCAGCTTTGTCCACTTCCCATTCTCTTGCAATTTGTTTTCCCGGTTCAACCGAATCAACCGGGGTTGCTTTTTTCGGAACCCACGGTCCGTATTTCGTGTTTTCTAAATCCAATAAGATTGATCTTTCGGAAAACCTTACTTATACTCCTCTCATTCACAACCCAATTGGAATAACAGATGATTTTCCCATTTCTCCACCTCACAATGAGTATTACATTGGTTTGACTTCTATTAGAGTCAACGGTCAACATGTTCCCATCAATGCTTCTTTGTTGACTATTAACCAAGAATACGGCATTGGTGGAACTAAGATTACCACTCGTATtccatacactcttctagaaccttctattTACAAGGCATTCACCGAGTTGTTTATAAAAGAAGCTAGTTCATCTAGTTTTAACCTTACCGTTACCAATCCTGTGAAGCCATTTAAGGTGTGCTACTCAGCAAAAGGGTTAATGGTGACAAATAAGGGTCCCAAAGTGCCCATCATTGATTTTGTGCTTGAGAAGGAGAATGTGGTTTGGAGAATCATGGGGGCAAATTCAATGGTTAGGGTTAAGAATAAGAAGGTTGACTtgtggtgtttagggtttatggatgGTGGGGTGAAGGAGAAAACTTCAATTGTGATGGGAGGGAAGCAACTTGAAGAGAATCTTGTGCAATTTGATGTTGAGTCTAATAGATTAGGGTTCTTCTCTTTACTCACATCTCATCACTCACTTTCATGTGCTGATTTTAAGGTCAGTGATTTTGCCAAGCACATCAAATAA
- the LOC112730615 gene encoding aluminum-activated malate transporter 14-like isoform X2, producing MESTHVISITNNEEEKVVHNKEKNNNNKTFPFSPSFPTIISHVKEKKFNMSFVPIFPSFSHLSEQETKNMIHSIKVGISLVLVSLLYLLDPLYQQVGENAMWAIMTVVVIFEFSAGATLGKGLNRGMGTIVGGGLGCIAAILAQKLGGVGNSIIIGICIFIFVWEIARDRLLTIVIGFIICISVSCFLFPLWASNEFHDSTHSTFQQLANAIQGCVEDYMRFADEKENEAINSTNFTFCKTLLNSKSKDELLANYAKWEPLHGKFGYSYPWQNYLKIGEVNRDLAAIILVLGRCLQTSKKPMELQSWSETIQVIEPCFEAIGSNIVWSLKELGESMKQMRKIHASQISTKLKASRSEISMVVKMIISTSKKISTSMLNNNDENNNCYDDDDDASLATASFLFLLKEVVNKVEELTKVVEQLGDIAGFPTHIQL from the exons ATGGAATCAACTCATGTTATATCCATTACcaataatgaagaagaaaaggttgtTCATAACAaagagaagaacaacaacaataaaacatTCCCATTTTCTCCATCATTTCCAACCATTATTTCCCATGTTAAAGAAAAGAAATTCAACATGTCTTTTGTTCCAATCTTCCCTTCATTCTCCCATCTTAGTGAGCAAGAAACTAAGaacatgattcatagcatcaaaGTTGGAATCTCGCTTGTTTTGGTTTCACTTCTTTACCTCTTGGATCCTCTCTATCAACAAGTTGGAGAAAATGCAATGTGGGCTATCATGACTGTTGTTGTCATCTTTGAATTCTCTGCAG GAGCTACACTTGGTAAGGGTTTAAACCGTGGAATGGGAACTATAGTAGGAGGTGGACTAGGTTGCATAGCAGCAATTTTGGCTCAAAAGCTCGGTGGGGTTGGCAACTCCATTATCATTGGAATTTGTATATTCATCTTTG TTTGGGAAATAGCACGTGATCGTCTCTTAACAATTGTGATTGGTTTCATCATTTGCATTTCTGTGAGCTGCTTCTTGTTTCCTCTTTGGGCCAGCAATGAATTTCATGATTCCACTCACTCAACCTTTCAACAACTCGCCAATGCAATCCAAG GGTGTGTGGAGGATTATATGAGATTTGCTGACGAAAAAGAAAATGAGGCCATCAACAGTACCAACTTCACTTTTTGCAAGACTTTGTTGAACTCCAAGTCAAAGGATGAGTTACTG GCAAATTATGCAAAGTGGGAGCCCTTGCATGGAAAATTTGGATACTCGTACCCTTGGCAAAATTACCTAAAGATTGGAGAGGTTAATCGGGATTTGGCTGCAATTATTCTTGTTCTTGGAAGGTGCCTCCAAACCTCAAAAAAG CCCATGGAATTGCAATCATGGAGTGAAACAATCCAAGTAATTGAACCATGTTTTGAAGCAATTGGGTCAAATATTGTGTGGAGTCTAAAGGAACTTGGAGAAAGCATGAAACAAATGAGGAAGATTCATGCTTCTCAAATCTCAACTAAGTTAAAGGCATCAAGATCAGAGATAAGCATGGTGGTTAAGATGATTATTTCCACATCCAAGAAGATATCAACATCAATGCTTAATAATAATGATGAGAATAAtaattgttatgatgatgatgatgatgcatcACTTGCAACTGCTAGCTTCTTGTTCTTGCTCAAGGAGGTTGTGAACAAGGTAGAGGAGTTGACCAAAGTGGTGGAACAACTTGGAGATATTGCTGGCTTTCCTACACATATTCAACTCTAG
- the LOC112730615 gene encoding aluminum-activated malate transporter 14-like isoform X1, with translation MESTHVISITNNEEEKVVHNKEKNNNNKTFPFSPSFPTIISHVKEKKFNMSFVPIFPSFSHLSEQETKNMIHSIKVGISLVLVSLLYLLDPLYQQVGENAMWAIMTVVVIFEFSAGATLGKGLNRGMGTIVGGGLGCIAAILAQKLGGVGNSIIIGICIFIFGAIATYFRMIPSIKRRYDYGVMIFILTLNLVLVSVVRDEQQVWEIARDRLLTIVIGFIICISVSCFLFPLWASNEFHDSTHSTFQQLANAIQGCVEDYMRFADEKENEAINSTNFTFCKTLLNSKSKDELLANYAKWEPLHGKFGYSYPWQNYLKIGEVNRDLAAIILVLGRCLQTSKKPMELQSWSETIQVIEPCFEAIGSNIVWSLKELGESMKQMRKIHASQISTKLKASRSEISMVVKMIISTSKKISTSMLNNNDENNNCYDDDDDASLATASFLFLLKEVVNKVEELTKVVEQLGDIAGFPTHIQL, from the exons ATGGAATCAACTCATGTTATATCCATTACcaataatgaagaagaaaaggttgtTCATAACAaagagaagaacaacaacaataaaacatTCCCATTTTCTCCATCATTTCCAACCATTATTTCCCATGTTAAAGAAAAGAAATTCAACATGTCTTTTGTTCCAATCTTCCCTTCATTCTCCCATCTTAGTGAGCAAGAAACTAAGaacatgattcatagcatcaaaGTTGGAATCTCGCTTGTTTTGGTTTCACTTCTTTACCTCTTGGATCCTCTCTATCAACAAGTTGGAGAAAATGCAATGTGGGCTATCATGACTGTTGTTGTCATCTTTGAATTCTCTGCAG GAGCTACACTTGGTAAGGGTTTAAACCGTGGAATGGGAACTATAGTAGGAGGTGGACTAGGTTGCATAGCAGCAATTTTGGCTCAAAAGCTCGGTGGGGTTGGCAACTCCATTATCATTGGAATTTGTATATTCATCTTTG GAGCAATTGCAACATATTTTAGAATGATTCCAAGTATAAAGAGAAGATATGATTATGGGGTGATGATATTCATTCTGACATTAAACCTTGTATTGGTGTCTGTGGTGCGTGACGAACAACAAGTTTGGGAAATAGCACGTGATCGTCTCTTAACAATTGTGATTGGTTTCATCATTTGCATTTCTGTGAGCTGCTTCTTGTTTCCTCTTTGGGCCAGCAATGAATTTCATGATTCCACTCACTCAACCTTTCAACAACTCGCCAATGCAATCCAAG GGTGTGTGGAGGATTATATGAGATTTGCTGACGAAAAAGAAAATGAGGCCATCAACAGTACCAACTTCACTTTTTGCAAGACTTTGTTGAACTCCAAGTCAAAGGATGAGTTACTG GCAAATTATGCAAAGTGGGAGCCCTTGCATGGAAAATTTGGATACTCGTACCCTTGGCAAAATTACCTAAAGATTGGAGAGGTTAATCGGGATTTGGCTGCAATTATTCTTGTTCTTGGAAGGTGCCTCCAAACCTCAAAAAAG CCCATGGAATTGCAATCATGGAGTGAAACAATCCAAGTAATTGAACCATGTTTTGAAGCAATTGGGTCAAATATTGTGTGGAGTCTAAAGGAACTTGGAGAAAGCATGAAACAAATGAGGAAGATTCATGCTTCTCAAATCTCAACTAAGTTAAAGGCATCAAGATCAGAGATAAGCATGGTGGTTAAGATGATTATTTCCACATCCAAGAAGATATCAACATCAATGCTTAATAATAATGATGAGAATAAtaattgttatgatgatgatgatgatgcatcACTTGCAACTGCTAGCTTCTTGTTCTTGCTCAAGGAGGTTGTGAACAAGGTAGAGGAGTTGACCAAAGTGGTGGAACAACTTGGAGATATTGCTGGCTTTCCTACACATATTCAACTCTAG
- the LOC112728418 gene encoding F-box protein At2g27310 produces MSVVPVDSIPSLNSDLFYDILRRLDGPTLASAACTCAAFCSISKEESLWENVCSSVWPATNREDIKSLISSMGGFRKFYADCFPLIVNKEVADYQEKNFLEYPDDWTEAEYYGDMNEFESLSPSDFVSIVDIRFKDKAICSKVQWGVGVPNANGYDGWFYNCPFRIDLLTYRDDDNNDGVVTLSVSDGLPPITSMERERKDGKLWQELFDGLQLSWIMVNRKMKQAANLASWRPLGGQRHWPTDNDFVIRFGSVLPATDILPSQVVECILIMKFRVVNTEEDGVGTKVKLTELSMQLEDMEGAHVNGRNSLLILKEALSCRRSKNYSEVLESCHLYSKVQSELKEEKMRNESRLDRLCILSGIAAFMTFWYCVL; encoded by the coding sequence ATGTCAGTCGTGCCGGTTGATAGCATCCCTTCGTTGAATAGTGATCTCTTCTACGACATATTACGACGTCTTGATGGCCCTACCCTGGCTAGTGCAGCATGTACCTGTGCAGCTTTTTGTTCCATTTCAAAAGAAGAAAGTTTGTGGGAAAATGTGTGTTCATCTGTGTGGCCTGCAACCAACAGGGAAGATATCAAAAGCTTAATATCATCCATGGGGGGATTCAGAAAGTTTTATGCGGATTGTTTCCCACTTATAGTAAACAAGGAAGTTGCGGATTATCAAGAGAAGAACTTTCTTGAGTACCCGGATGATTGGACCGAGGCAGAATACTATGGTGATATGAATGAGTTCGAAAGCCTCTCTCCATCGGATTTCGTCTCTATAGTCGATATCAGATTCAAGGATAAGGCAATCTGCTCGAAAGTTCAATGGGGTGTCGGAGTTCCAAATGCTAATGGATATGATGGTTGGTTCTACAACTGCCCCTTTAGGATTGATCTCCTCACATATAGAGATGACGATAACAATGATGGTGTGGTTACCCTCTCAGTATCCGATGGTTTGCCACCGATTACATCAATGGAACGAGAAAGGAAAGATGGGAAACTTTGGCAAGAGCTTTTCGACGGTCTCCAATTAAGTTGGATCATGGTGAACCGTAAAATGAAGCAAGCTGCCAATCTTGCTAGCTGGAGACCTCTTGGCGGCCAAAGGCATTGGCCGACAGATAATGATTTCGTGATCAGGTTTGGCTCCGTTCTCCCTGCAACAGACATTCTTCCTTCACAAGTAGTAGAATGCATCCTTATAATGAAGTTTAGAGTGGTTAACACCGAAGAAGATGGCGTTGGAACGAAAGTTAAGCTAACCGAGTTAAGCATGCAATTGGAAGACATGGAAGGTGCTCATGTTAATGGAAGGAACAGTTTGCTTATTCTGAAGGAAGCACTTAGCTGTAGAAGGAGCAAGAATTATAGTGAAGTTCTTGAGTCTTGTCATTTGTACTCAAAAGTGCAGAGTGAGTTGAAGGAAGAGAAGATGAGGAATGAGAGTAGGTTGGATAGGCTTTGTATTCTAAGTGGCATTGCTGCTTTTATGACATTTTGGTACTGTGTTTtgtga
- the LOC112728419 gene encoding antifungal protein ginkbilobin-like protein: MINNASNFAASITISLILCLILLWSSSVCECVPNTNITTILCNSGVYTSGDPFAISLSYVLEELEEVTPTQKNYDYYNISPYPNAFAYGHAACNNNNNNLKKKTNLTSSDCKACLGVAKTTMLSSCEKRIGARSVLHDCTIRYEQYPFDD, translated from the coding sequence ATGATCAATAATGCTTCAAACTTTGCAGCATCAATAACAATTAGTTTGATATTGTGCTTAATATTATTATGGAGTAGTAGTGTTTGTGAGTGTGTTCCCAACACAAACATCACCACTATTCTATGCAATTCTGGTGTATACACTTCTGGGGACCCTTTTGCAATTAGTTTATCCTATGTTCTTGAAGAATTAGAGGAAGTAACACCAACACAAAAAAACTATGATTACTACAATATTTCACCTTACCCTAATGCATTTGCATATGGACATGCTGcttgcaacaacaacaacaacaacttgaagaagaagacgaatCTAACATCCTCTGATTGCAAAGCATGTCTTGGTGTTGCAAAAACTACTATGTTGAGTTCATGTGAGAAAAGAATAGGGGCTCGTTCTGTTCTTCATGATTGTACAATTAGGTATGAACAATACCCATTTGATGATTAA